A window from Myripristis murdjan chromosome 11, fMyrMur1.1, whole genome shotgun sequence encodes these proteins:
- the LOC115367306 gene encoding C-type mannose receptor 2-like: MNWRDAQKHCRDNYNDLATVENSEDNDMLMALMQQQASQASRDGKDKVWIGLYDDKSAWKWSLDNQEYNTDTEFSNWESEEPDFDRARQNCTKVKHGGFWADTGCHAKLSAVCYDGPLNYTFVEGEMSWQEAQDYCRSEHIDLASVRNRIENKTIFELLQTDSAWIGLHREPWRYWSDQTANTFTYWDQDEPDNLSKNQHCVLANMTTGRWRDARCDKTYFFICQTISSSSTTEPPSTTAPPSSSPAALRQTTLRLKIQTEADVHDPAIQHRILQQLHAELEKKGLSDFKLRWVQRDGQIFHEEQKSEKREG; encoded by the exons ATGAATTGGAGAGATGCACAGAAGCACTGCAGAGATAACTACAATGACCTGGCCACTGTAGAAAACTCAGAGGACAACGACATGCTGATGGCTCTAATGCAGCAGCAGGCTAGCCAGGCCAGCAGGGACGGCAAGGACAAGGTGTGGATAGGGCTGTATGATGACAAGAGCGCATGGAAGTGGTCCCTGGACAATCAAGAAtataacacagacacagagttcAGCAACTGGGAGTCAGAGGAACCCGACTTTGATAGAGCCAGGCAGAACTGCACCAAGGTGAAACATGGAGGGTTCTGGGCTGACACGGGCTGTCACGCAAAGCTATCTGCAGTTTGCTATGATG GTCCTCTGAACTACACATTTGTGGAAGGTGAGATGTCCTGGCAGGAGGCTCAGGACTACTGCAGGAGCGAACACATAGACCTGGCCAGTGTGAGGAACCGGATCGAGAACAAAACCATTTTTGAACTGTTACAAACAGATAGTGCATGGATTGGCCTCCACAGAGAGCCCTGGCGTTACTGGTCTGACCAGACTGCCAACACCTTCACATACTGGGACCAGGACGAGCCCGACAACCTTAGCAAAAATCAACACTGTGTCTTGGCAAACATGACCACAGGGAGATGGCGTGATGCACGCTGTGACAAGACCTACTTTTTCATCTGCCAAACAATCAGTTCCTCAAGCACCACAGAGCCGCCAAGTACCACTGCACCTCCGAGCAGCTCCCCTGCAGCTCTCCGCCAAACAACGCTCAGGCTGAAGATCCAAACTGAGGCTGATGTACACGATCCTGCCATTCAGCATCGGATTTTACAGCAG CTGCACGCCGAGCTGGAGAAGAAGGGACTGTCAGACTTCAAACTCCGCTGGGTGCAGAGAGACGGGCAGATTTTTCATGAGGAACAAAAGAGCGAGAAGCGAGAGG ggtaa